One Deinococcus sp. LM3 DNA segment encodes these proteins:
- the rocD gene encoding ornithine--oxo-acid transaminase — MTSTLEPTRPTSNAADLLRREDALGAHNYKPLDVVIHRAQGAWVWDTDGRRYLDCLSAYSAVNQGHCHPRIIGALTEQAQQVTLTSRAFRNDRLAAFYETVTRVLNFEAVIPMNTGAEAVETAIKLARKWAYEVRGVPQGQAEIIVMDGNFHGRTTTLVSFSSEGQYKDAFGPLTPGFVRVPYGDAAAIEAAITPNTAGVLFEPIQGEAGVIVPPEGFLTALRGVCDRHGILMIADEIQTGLGRTGRWLAVDHEHVRPDMVILGKALGGGVYPVSAVLSSRALMDLFRPGDHGSTFGGNPLAAAVAQASLEVLEDEGLPARAEELGEYLRGRLRAMNSPLVREVRGRGLLIGVELHVPARPYCEALRDLGVLCKETHETTMRLAPPLVTSREDLDWALERIEQVLTA; from the coding sequence ATGACCAGCACCCTCGAACCCACCCGCCCGACCTCCAACGCCGCCGACCTGCTCCGCCGCGAGGACGCCCTCGGCGCGCACAACTACAAACCGCTCGACGTGGTCATCCACCGCGCCCAGGGCGCCTGGGTGTGGGACACCGACGGCCGCCGCTACCTCGACTGCCTCTCGGCGTACAGCGCCGTGAACCAGGGCCACTGCCACCCGCGCATCATCGGCGCGCTGACCGAGCAGGCGCAGCAGGTCACGCTGACCTCCCGCGCGTTCCGCAACGACCGCCTCGCCGCGTTCTACGAGACGGTCACGCGGGTCCTGAACTTCGAGGCTGTGATTCCCATGAACACCGGCGCCGAGGCGGTCGAGACGGCCATCAAACTCGCGCGCAAGTGGGCGTACGAGGTCCGGGGCGTCCCGCAGGGGCAGGCCGAGATCATCGTCATGGACGGCAACTTCCACGGCCGCACCACCACCCTGGTCAGCTTCAGCAGCGAGGGACAGTACAAGGACGCCTTCGGTCCCCTGACGCCCGGATTCGTGCGCGTCCCGTACGGTGACGCCGCCGCCATCGAGGCCGCCATCACGCCGAACACGGCGGGCGTGCTGTTCGAACCCATCCAGGGCGAGGCGGGCGTGATCGTGCCGCCCGAGGGTTTCCTGACCGCGCTGCGCGGCGTGTGTGACCGTCACGGCATCCTGATGATCGCCGACGAGATCCAGACCGGCCTGGGCCGCACCGGCCGCTGGCTGGCCGTGGACCACGAGCACGTCCGTCCGGACATGGTCATTCTGGGCAAGGCACTCGGCGGCGGCGTGTACCCGGTCAGTGCGGTGCTGTCCAGCCGCGCCCTGATGGACCTGTTCCGTCCCGGCGATCACGGCAGCACCTTCGGCGGCAACCCCCTGGCCGCCGCCGTCGCGCAGGCCAGCCTGGAAGTGCTGGAAGACGAGGGCCTGCCCGCCCGCGCCGAGGAACTCGGCGAGTACCTGCGCGGCCGCCTGCGCGCCATGAACAGCCCGCTCGTGCGGGAGGTGCGCGGGCGCGGCCTCCTGATCGGCGTGGAACTGCACGTCCCGGCCCGCCCGTACTGCGAGGCGCTGCGCGACCTGGGCGTGCTGTGCAAGGAAACCCACGAGACCACCATGCGCCTCGCCCCCCCCCTGGTCACCAGCCGCGAGGACCTCGACTGGGCACTGGAACGCATTGAACAGGTCCTGACGGCCTGA
- a CDS encoding NAD-dependent malic enzyme: MSRRTLPLTDHYDVKRGEDGHRRLHPLVRGFPLLRYPLLNKGTAFTEEERVALGLDGLLAPQVDTLEALVERQYAEYRLIADPLDRHVCLRNLQDRNEVLFYALLSAHVEEMLPVVYTPTVGLAVQKFSQIYRYPRGLTLSTRNIDRAAQALANVPLNDVRIIVATDSSAILGIGDQGFGGMAISIGKLSLYTVAGGVGPDKTLPVELDVGTGRADLREDPAYLGVKHDRLTGGEYLGFIDRFVEATLERYPKAIIQWEDFSKDAAFTVLHRYRRVVPSFNDDIQGTGAVVLAGVLNACRLKGEALKDQVVVVHGAGAGGAGVAAAIREGMRREGLSDEQIAARVFVLDSRGLLTDDRSMEDYKKSLATPRARTEGWAGLDLESVIREGKATVLLGLSGQAGIFSEAVVRAAHANTPRPLVFPLSNPTAFAEALPADILAWTDGQAIVATGSPFDPVTHAGVTHEIGQGNNAFIFPGLGFGAVLARVREITDPMVTAAAYALADYTQTHWPHRTYPPVAELSHASIHVAVAVIRQAITDGVATEFNLRDLNDTELLALVRRKFWQPTYLPFRTDD; the protein is encoded by the coding sequence ATGAGCCGACGCACCCTGCCCCTGACCGACCATTACGACGTGAAACGCGGCGAGGACGGCCACCGCCGCCTGCATCCGCTGGTGCGCGGCTTTCCGCTGCTGCGTTACCCGCTGCTGAACAAGGGCACGGCGTTCACCGAGGAGGAGCGCGTGGCGCTGGGCCTCGACGGGCTGCTCGCGCCGCAGGTGGACACCCTGGAGGCGCTGGTGGAGCGGCAGTACGCCGAGTACCGCCTGATCGCGGACCCGCTGGACCGGCACGTGTGCCTGCGTAACCTGCAGGACCGCAACGAGGTGCTGTTCTACGCGCTGCTGTCCGCGCACGTCGAGGAGATGCTGCCGGTCGTGTACACGCCCACCGTGGGGCTGGCCGTGCAGAAATTCAGTCAGATCTACCGCTACCCGCGCGGCCTGACGCTCAGCACCCGCAACATCGACCGGGCCGCGCAGGCGCTGGCGAACGTGCCGCTGAACGACGTGCGGATCATCGTGGCGACCGACTCCAGCGCGATTCTGGGCATCGGGGATCAGGGCTTCGGGGGCATGGCGATCTCTATCGGGAAACTCTCGCTGTACACCGTCGCGGGCGGCGTCGGGCCGGACAAGACCCTGCCGGTGGAACTGGACGTGGGGACCGGCCGCGCCGACCTGCGCGAGGACCCGGCGTACCTGGGCGTGAAACACGACCGCCTGACCGGGGGCGAGTACCTGGGCTTCATCGACCGCTTCGTGGAGGCCACGCTGGAACGCTACCCGAAGGCGATCATCCAGTGGGAGGACTTCTCGAAGGACGCCGCCTTCACGGTCCTGCACCGCTACCGGCGGGTCGTGCCGAGCTTCAACGACGACATTCAGGGCACCGGCGCGGTCGTGCTGGCGGGCGTCCTGAACGCCTGCCGACTCAAGGGCGAGGCGCTGAAGGATCAGGTCGTGGTCGTGCACGGCGCCGGGGCGGGCGGCGCGGGCGTGGCCGCCGCCATCCGCGAGGGCATGCGCCGCGAGGGCCTGAGCGATGAACAGATCGCCGCGCGGGTGTTCGTGCTCGATTCACGCGGCCTGCTCACCGACGACCGCTCCATGGAGGACTACAAGAAGAGCCTCGCCACGCCCCGTGCCCGCACCGAAGGCTGGGCCGGACTGGACCTGGAAAGCGTGATCCGCGAGGGCAAAGCCACCGTGCTGCTCGGCCTGAGCGGACAGGCGGGCATCTTCAGCGAGGCCGTCGTGCGGGCCGCGCACGCCAACACGCCCCGCCCACTGGTGTTCCCGCTCAGCAACCCCACCGCCTTCGCCGAGGCGCTGCCGGCCGACATTCTCGCCTGGACGGACGGGCAGGCCATCGTCGCCACCGGCAGTCCCTTCGACCCGGTCACTCACGCGGGCGTCACGCACGAGATCGGGCAGGGCAACAACGCCTTCATCTTCCCCGGCCTGGGCTTCGGCGCGGTCCTCGCCCGCGTGCGCGAGATCACCGACCCCATGGTCACTGCCGCCGCCTACGCCCTCGCCGACTACACCCAGACGCACTGGCCCCACCGCACCTACCCCCCCGTCGCCGAACTGAGTCACGCCAGCATCCATGTCGCCGTGGCCGTCATCCGGCAGGCCATCACCGACGGCGTCGCCACCGAATTCAACCTCCGCGACCTGAACGACACCGAACTGCTCGCCCTCGTGAGACGCAAATTCTGGCAACCCACGTACCTGCCGTTCCGCACGGACGATTGA
- the allE gene encoding (S)-ureidoglycine aminohydrolase, with product MKHLGSTRSALREAHAVITPETFVRTGLAEWPGSAVVLHIAPVMGLGARFVQFTAEMPAGAQARESAHGYQRFVFVLSGEVDVQVEGGEARTLRESDHVFFPAGVAHTLTAREAARLAVFEKPFEAAPGVDAPPVCWGNERENPGAPFEGDEGLIARKLLPDDPRFDFMMSTMSFAPGATLPYPEIHYMEHGLLMLEGEGLYKLQEAYYPVQTGDVIWMGAHCPQWYGALGKVWSKYLLFKDMNRHPLTVLPGGTR from the coding sequence ATGAAACACCTTGGTTCCACCCGTTCCGCGTTGCGTGAGGCGCACGCGGTGATCACGCCCGAAACCTTCGTCCGCACGGGTCTGGCCGAATGGCCGGGCAGCGCGGTCGTGCTGCACATTGCGCCCGTGATGGGCCTGGGCGCGCGGTTCGTGCAGTTCACGGCCGAGATGCCCGCCGGGGCGCAGGCGCGCGAGTCGGCGCACGGGTACCAGCGCTTCGTGTTCGTGCTGAGCGGCGAGGTGGATGTGCAGGTAGAGGGCGGCGAGGCGCGCACGTTGCGCGAATCCGATCACGTGTTCTTCCCTGCGGGCGTGGCGCACACCCTGACGGCGCGGGAAGCCGCGCGACTGGCGGTGTTCGAGAAGCCGTTCGAGGCCGCGCCGGGCGTGGACGCCCCCCCGGTCTGCTGGGGGAACGAGCGGGAGAATCCGGGTGCGCCGTTCGAGGGCGACGAGGGGCTGATCGCCCGCAAGTTGCTGCCGGACGACCCGCGCTTCGATTTCATGATGAGCACCATGAGTTTCGCGCCGGGCGCGACCCTGCCGTACCCCGAGATTCATTACATGGAGCACGGCCTGCTGATGCTGGAAGGCGAGGGCCTGTACAAGTTGCAGGAGGCGTATTACCCAGTGCAGACCGGCGACGTGATCTGGATGGGCGCGCACTGCCCGCAGTGGTACGGCGCGCTGGGGAAAGTGTGGAGCAAGTACCTGCTGTTCAAGGACATGAACCGCCACCCGCTGACCGTCCTGCCCGGAGGAACCCGATGA
- a CDS encoding allantoinase, protein MALDLLIRGGTLVTPHGPLQADLGVQDGRIVSLALDVFAPARTEIDATSLHVFPGVVDAHVHLNEPGRTHWEGFDTGTQALAAGGATSLLDMPLNSSPPLLNRAAFDAKRASGEAHARLDFGLWGGLTPLNLGELDDLAACGVIGFKAFMSHSGLDEFPAADDATLFDGMRAARRLGLIVATHAESDGFTRTLSQVARAHGRLGVRDYLDSRPPVTEAEAVGRAILFAEETGAALHLVHLSTARGVTLAAEARARGVDVTAETCPHYLHWTGEDVERLGALLKCAPPIRDAGTREALWAALKAGQIDTVGSDHSPAPHELKTGDDFFAIWGGISGAQSTLNVLLDGGYRARGVPLELIAAVSALNPARRFRLSGKGALEVGLDADFALVDLNETFQLTDLFDRHQGNPYRGQTFQGRVQATYLRGQPVFTQTPTGAQFGDTVRGQLLTPGIHPTGEA, encoded by the coding sequence ATGGCGCTGGACCTGCTGATCCGGGGCGGCACGCTGGTCACGCCGCACGGCCCCCTCCAGGCCGACCTGGGCGTGCAGGACGGGCGGATCGTGAGCCTCGCGCTGGACGTGTTCGCGCCCGCCCGCACCGAGATCGACGCGACCAGCCTGCACGTCTTCCCCGGCGTGGTGGACGCCCACGTGCACCTGAACGAACCGGGCCGCACCCACTGGGAAGGCTTCGACACCGGCACGCAGGCGCTCGCGGCGGGCGGCGCGACCAGCCTGCTGGACATGCCGCTGAACTCCAGCCCACCGCTCCTGAACCGCGCGGCCTTCGACGCGAAACGCGCGTCGGGCGAGGCGCACGCCCGGCTGGACTTCGGGCTGTGGGGCGGCCTGACTCCTCTGAACCTGGGCGAACTGGACGACCTGGCCGCCTGCGGCGTGATCGGGTTCAAGGCGTTCATGAGCCACAGCGGCCTGGATGAATTCCCGGCCGCCGACGACGCCACGCTGTTCGACGGGATGCGCGCCGCGCGGCGCCTGGGACTGATCGTCGCCACGCACGCCGAGAGCGACGGGTTCACGCGCACGCTCTCGCAGGTGGCCCGCGCGCACGGGCGGCTGGGCGTGCGCGACTACCTGGACTCCCGCCCGCCCGTCACGGAGGCCGAGGCGGTGGGCCGCGCGATCCTGTTCGCCGAGGAGACCGGCGCGGCCCTGCACCTCGTGCACCTCAGCACCGCGCGCGGCGTGACCCTGGCGGCCGAGGCCCGCGCGCGCGGCGTGGACGTCACCGCCGAGACCTGCCCCCACTACCTGCACTGGACCGGCGAGGACGTCGAACGCCTGGGCGCGCTGCTCAAGTGCGCGCCGCCCATCCGGGACGCCGGCACCCGCGAGGCCCTCTGGGCGGCGCTGAAGGCCGGGCAGATCGACACGGTCGGCTCGGATCACTCGCCAGCCCCGCACGAGCTGAAGACCGGGGACGACTTCTTCGCCATCTGGGGCGGCATCAGCGGCGCGCAGTCCACCCTGAACGTCCTGCTGGACGGCGGGTACCGGGCGCGCGGCGTGCCCCTGGAACTGATCGCGGCCGTCAGTGCCCTGAACCCGGCACGGCGCTTCCGCCTGAGCGGCAAGGGCGCGCTGGAAGTCGGTCTGGACGCCGATTTCGCCCTGGTCGACCTGAACGAGACCTTCCAGCTCACCGATCTGTTCGACCGCCACCAGGGCAACCCCTACCGGGGCCAGACCTTCCAGGGCCGCGTGCAGGCCACGTACCTGCGCGGCCAGCCGGTCTTCACGCAGACGCCCACCGGCGCGCAGTTCGGCGACACCGTGCGCGGGCAGCTGCTGACGCCCGGCATTCATCCCACAGGAGAGGCATGA
- a CDS encoding allantoate amidohydrolase translates to MTEIDPIAGLAGRARAACLDLARLTEVPGEITRTFLSPPTRDVTAHLSAWAAELGLSVRVDAAGNLRARREGPSPDAPTLYLGSHVDTVPNAGAFDGVLGVTLAFAVAGALRDTPLPFALELLAFSEEEGVRFGVPFIGSRALTGTLDPLLTLEDARGVSVRGALEAYGLSPADLPGARVTGPSVGFLEFHIEQGPVLQAAGASVGVVSAIAGQDRLLLDFVGQASHAGTTPMAHRRDALAAAARFAVAAEDLARSVPGLVATVGVMTARPGAINVIPGEAHCTLDIRHEHDPVRAGALDTLLADARRFAGERGVTLTVTHKMAQPAVPMDPAFRDGLRRAAAQVGQSAPDLVSGAGHDAMILADVMPAAMLFLRSPNALSHHPDEMAEQEDVEAALRVGVAFVQDLAAQGGR, encoded by the coding sequence ATGACTGAAATCGACCCCATCGCCGGGCTGGCCGGGCGCGCCCGCGCCGCCTGCCTGGATCTCGCGCGCCTGACCGAGGTGCCGGGCGAGATCACCCGCACGTTCCTGAGCCCCCCCACGCGGGACGTGACCGCGCACCTGAGCGCCTGGGCCGCCGAACTGGGCCTGAGCGTGCGCGTGGACGCCGCCGGGAACCTCCGCGCGCGCCGCGAGGGACCCTCACCGGACGCGCCGACGCTGTACCTGGGCTCGCACGTGGACACCGTCCCGAACGCCGGGGCGTTCGACGGCGTGCTGGGCGTCACGCTGGCCTTCGCGGTGGCGGGGGCGCTGCGGGACACGCCGCTGCCGTTCGCGCTGGAACTGCTGGCGTTCAGCGAGGAGGAAGGCGTGCGCTTCGGCGTGCCGTTCATCGGGAGCCGCGCCCTGACCGGCACGCTGGACCCGCTGCTGACCCTGGAGGACGCGCGGGGCGTGAGCGTACGCGGCGCCCTGGAAGCGTACGGCCTGAGCCCGGCCGATCTGCCCGGCGCGCGGGTGACCGGCCCCAGCGTGGGCTTCCTGGAATTCCACATCGAGCAGGGCCCGGTGCTTCAGGCGGCGGGGGCCAGCGTGGGCGTCGTGAGCGCCATTGCCGGGCAGGACCGGCTGCTGCTGGACTTCGTGGGGCAGGCATCGCACGCCGGGACCACGCCCATGGCCCACCGCCGGGACGCGCTGGCCGCTGCGGCGCGCTTCGCGGTGGCCGCCGAGGACCTCGCGCGCTCCGTGCCCGGCCTGGTCGCCACGGTCGGCGTGATGACCGCCCGGCCCGGCGCGATCAACGTGATTCCCGGCGAGGCGCACTGCACGCTGGATATCCGCCACGAGCACGACCCGGTGCGCGCCGGGGCGCTGGACACGCTGCTGGCGGATGCCCGGCGCTTTGCCGGGGAGCGCGGCGTGACCCTGACCGTCACGCACAAGATGGCGCAGCCGGCCGTCCCGATGGACCCCGCCTTCCGCGACGGCCTGCGCCGCGCCGCTGCGCAGGTCGGCCAGTCCGCTCCGGACCTCGTGAGCGGGGCCGGGCACGACGCCATGATCCTGGCGGACGTGATGCCCGCCGCGATGCTGTTCCTGCGCTCCCCGAACGCCCTGAGTCACCACCCGGACGAGATGGCCGAGCAGGAGGACGTGGAGGCGGCCCTGCGGGTCGGCGTGGCGTTCGTGCAGGACCTTGCCGCCCAGGGAGGGCGCTGA
- a CDS encoding malate synthase A, with the protein MSAAPLLSPAARELAAQLHAALADRWADLDRTDQNRADLDHTTPTAPAPLPDYRAAPVPADLRPGRAELIVEASDLHALRAALVSGADAVVIDFDDTFSPTHANVAAAYGALPEWLAAGVPLLARPRALYALEAHEPFGGQPGRAALCDLAALLTARPGRAPHLYLPKLESVAQAQVWADALALAEAHLGLGRGTLRVCLQVETFPGLLAADALLFTLRDWAFGLNAGRWDYVFSLVKTVGADLGRPVPPRAGLSMDLDAMQAYAQALVDVCRARGAQAVGGTAAVAPDPRDPQPALDAVRADKVREAAQGFQGAWAGLPELLDAVREGLRAPPAAPDAVPVTRGRLLDLPHPGPLEGAEVLDTAGLALDVFRAWLAGQGVVTRGGRIEDTATAELARALLWQWVTVRAPLGGGGTLTPGAYRALRRRLAPNDAPEARLLDHLVLSAAPPAYFPAEAARLNLTDPPERMPHD; encoded by the coding sequence GTGAGCGCCGCGCCCCTCCTCTCCCCCGCCGCCCGCGAACTGGCCGCGCAGCTGCACGCGGCCCTGGCCGACCGCTGGGCCGACCTGGACCGCACCGACCAGAACCGCGCCGACCTGGACCACACCACACCGACTGCCCCCGCGCCCCTCCCGGACTACCGCGCCGCGCCCGTCCCCGCCGACCTGCGGCCGGGCCGCGCGGAACTGATCGTGGAGGCCAGTGACCTGCACGCCCTGCGCGCCGCCCTGGTCAGTGGAGCGGACGCGGTCGTGATCGACTTCGACGATACCTTCTCGCCCACCCACGCGAACGTGGCGGCGGCCTACGGGGCGCTGCCCGAGTGGCTGGCGGCCGGTGTCCCGCTGCTGGCGCGGCCACGGGCACTGTACGCGCTGGAGGCGCACGAACCTTTCGGCGGGCAGCCGGGCCGCGCGGCACTGTGTGACCTCGCCGCCCTTCTGACCGCCAGGCCGGGCCGCGCGCCGCACCTGTACCTGCCGAAACTGGAGTCCGTGGCGCAGGCGCAGGTCTGGGCCGACGCCCTGGCGCTGGCCGAGGCACACCTGGGCCTGGGGCGCGGCACGCTGCGCGTCTGCCTGCAAGTCGAGACGTTCCCTGGCCTGCTGGCCGCCGACGCGCTGCTGTTCACGCTGCGTGACTGGGCGTTCGGGCTGAACGCCGGGCGCTGGGATTACGTGTTCAGCCTCGTGAAGACGGTGGGCGCGGACCTGGGCCGCCCGGTCCCGCCGCGCGCTGGCCTGAGTATGGACCTGGACGCCATGCAGGCCTACGCGCAGGCGCTGGTGGACGTGTGCCGGGCGCGCGGCGCGCAGGCGGTGGGCGGCACGGCGGCCGTCGCCCCGGACCCCCGCGACCCGCAGCCCGCGCTGGACGCCGTGCGCGCCGACAAGGTCCGCGAGGCCGCGCAGGGCTTCCAGGGCGCCTGGGCGGGCCTGCCGGAGCTGCTGGACGCTGTGCGTGAGGGCCTGCGCGCCCCGCCGGCCGCCCCGGATGCCGTGCCGGTCACGCGCGGGCGACTGCTGGACCTGCCCCACCCTGGCCCGCTTGAGGGGGCCGAGGTGCTGGACACGGCGGGCCTGGCGCTGGACGTGTTCCGCGCGTGGCTGGCCGGGCAGGGCGTCGTGACACGCGGGGGGCGTATCGAGGACACCGCCACGGCGGAACTCGCGCGTGCGCTGCTGTGGCAGTGGGTGACGGTCCGCGCGCCCCTCGGCGGGGGCGGCACCCTCACGCCCGGGGCGTACCGCGCACTGCGCCGCCGCCTCGCCCCGAATGACGCGCCCGAGGCGCGACTGCTCGACCACCTCGTCCTGAGCGCCGCGCCGCCCGCGTACTTCCCGGCCGAGGCGGCGCGGTTGAACCTTACCGACCCACCTGAAAGGATGCCGCATGACTGA
- a CDS encoding IclR family transcriptional regulator, which yields MSSDEPRARAGRARGTDAPGSVRTLERGLGVLWALAGLREASLTQVARAAGLSPSTASRLLETLRQQGFADWDEASGLYRVGLRAYQVGMAFDAAQALTGAAGAEMRALVAALGESANLAVLRPHGEAGLEAAYVYQVEGPQLVRMFTQTGASAPLHASGVGKVLLAARDPAEVRAALEAATLVAFTPHTLTTPDAVLAALDRVREQGFALDDQERELGVRCVAVPVRGAGGEVAAALSISAPTSRLTPGDVPRFLSAAQATAARIGARLGWAG from the coding sequence ATGAGCAGCGACGAACCCCGCGCCCGCGCGGGCCGGGCGCGCGGTACGGACGCGCCGGGCAGCGTGCGCACGCTGGAACGCGGGCTGGGCGTGCTGTGGGCGCTGGCCGGACTGCGCGAGGCGTCGCTGACGCAGGTGGCGCGCGCCGCCGGCCTGTCGCCCAGCACCGCCTCACGGCTGCTGGAGACGCTGCGGCAGCAGGGCTTCGCAGACTGGGACGAGGCGTCCGGCCTCTACCGGGTGGGCCTGCGCGCCTATCAGGTGGGCATGGCGTTCGACGCGGCGCAGGCGCTGACCGGCGCTGCGGGGGCCGAGATGCGCGCCCTGGTCGCCGCGCTGGGTGAGAGTGCGAACCTCGCGGTGCTGCGCCCACACGGCGAGGCAGGCCTGGAGGCCGCGTACGTGTATCAGGTGGAGGGACCGCAGCTCGTGCGGATGTTCACGCAGACGGGCGCGAGTGCGCCGCTGCACGCCTCGGGTGTGGGGAAGGTGCTGCTGGCCGCGCGCGATCCGGCCGAGGTGCGCGCCGCGCTGGAAGCCGCAACGCTGGTGGCGTTCACGCCGCACACCCTGACCACGCCGGACGCCGTGCTGGCCGCGCTGGACCGCGTGCGAGAGCAGGGGTTCGCGCTGGACGATCAGGAGCGAGAACTGGGCGTGCGCTGCGTGGCCGTTCCGGTGCGCGGCGCGGGCGGCGAGGTCGCGGCGGCCCTGAGCATCTCGGCGCCCACCTCGCGCCTGACGCCGGGGGACGTGCCGCGCTTCCTCTCGGCGGCGCAGGCAACCGCAGCGCGGATCGGGGCGCGGCTGGGCTGGGCGGGTTGA
- the aceB gene encoding malate synthase A, with protein MTQPNTLTDLPAGMTITAPVTDAQREILTPEALAFVADLHRRFEGRRRELMAAREARQERLDAGERPDFLPETAHVREGDWQIAPLPADLHDRRVEITGPVDRKMIINALNSGARVFMADFEDASSPTWENCVDGQINLRDAVRRTIRLETNGKTYVLNEKTAVLLVRPRGWHLPEKHVQVDGQTVFGAFFDFGLYAFHNAAELLTRGSGPYFYLPKMESHLEARLWNDVFTHAEATLGLDHGVMKGTVLIETILAAFEMDEILYELRDHSAGLNCGRWDYIFSYIKKLRNQPGHVLPDRAKVTMAVPMMQAYSRLAIRTCHRRGAPAIGGMSAFIPVKGDEAKNAAAFEQVRLDKEREATNGHDGTWVAHPGMVALATEVFDRLMPEPNQISSGKQMDLTVTADDLLTPPGGTVTEAGVRVNMNVGIQYLAAWLRGSGAVPIHNLMEDAATAEISRAQLWQWRAQGVTLDDGRTLTPDLFDALYEEESGKLGTDFADAARLFRQTATQSPLMDFLTLPGYEALA; from the coding sequence ATGACCCAGCCGAACACCCTGACCGACCTGCCCGCCGGCATGACCATCACCGCGCCCGTCACCGACGCGCAGCGCGAGATCCTGACCCCCGAGGCGCTGGCGTTCGTGGCCGACCTGCACCGCCGCTTCGAGGGCCGCCGCCGCGAACTGATGGCCGCCCGCGAGGCCCGCCAGGAGCGTCTGGACGCCGGGGAACGCCCGGACTTCCTGCCGGAGACCGCGCACGTCCGTGAAGGGGACTGGCAGATCGCGCCGCTGCCGGCCGACCTGCACGACCGCCGGGTGGAGATCACCGGCCCGGTGGACCGCAAGATGATCATCAACGCGCTGAACAGCGGCGCGCGGGTGTTCATGGCGGACTTCGAGGACGCCAGCAGCCCCACCTGGGAGAACTGCGTGGACGGCCAGATCAACCTGCGCGACGCCGTGCGCCGCACCATCCGCCTGGAAACGAACGGCAAGACGTATGTGCTGAACGAGAAGACGGCAGTGCTGCTCGTCCGCCCGCGCGGCTGGCACCTGCCGGAAAAGCACGTGCAGGTGGACGGCCAGACCGTGTTCGGGGCCTTCTTCGACTTCGGCCTGTACGCCTTCCACAACGCGGCGGAACTGCTCACGCGCGGGTCGGGGCCGTACTTCTACCTGCCCAAGATGGAGTCGCACCTCGAGGCGCGGCTGTGGAACGACGTGTTCACGCACGCCGAGGCCACACTGGGCCTGGATCACGGGGTCATGAAGGGCACGGTGCTGATCGAGACGATCCTCGCGGCGTTCGAGATGGACGAGATCCTGTACGAACTGCGCGACCACTCGGCCGGCCTGAACTGCGGCCGCTGGGACTACATCTTCAGTTACATCAAGAAGCTGCGTAACCAGCCGGGGCACGTGCTGCCGGACCGCGCGAAGGTCACGATGGCCGTCCCCATGATGCAGGCGTACAGCCGCCTCGCCATCCGCACCTGCCACCGGCGCGGCGCGCCCGCCATCGGCGGCATGAGCGCCTTCATCCCGGTCAAGGGCGACGAGGCCAAGAACGCCGCCGCCTTCGAGCAGGTCCGCCTCGACAAGGAGCGCGAGGCGACGAACGGGCACGACGGCACCTGGGTCGCGCACCCGGGCATGGTGGCCCTGGCGACCGAGGTGTTCGACCGCCTGATGCCCGAACCCAACCAGATCAGCAGCGGCAAGCAGATGGACCTGACCGTCACCGCCGACGACCTGCTGACCCCGCCGGGCGGCACGGTCACCGAGGCCGGCGTGCGCGTGAACATGAACGTGGGCATCCAGTACCTCGCGGCGTGGCTGCGCGGCTCGGGCGCCGTGCCCATCCACAACCTGATGGAGGACGCCGCGACCGCCGAGATCAGCCGCGCGCAGCTGTGGCAGTGGCGCGCGCAGGGCGTGACCCTGGACGACGGCCGCACCCTGACCCCGGACCTGTTCGACGCGCTGTACGAGGAAGAGAGCGGCAAGCTGGGCACAGACTTCGCGGACGCCGCGCGCCTGTTCCGGCAGACCGCCACGCAGTCCCCGCTGATGGACTTCCTGACGCTGCCCGGCTACGAGGCCCTCGCCTGA